The nucleotide sequence AAATTATATAATCGTTCtgcgtttgtaacgcttgattattttattaatttaaaataatttaaattgataaataaagcTGTTTTTAGATGAGTTTACGTCATTCATGGTATTCGCTCTCTGAtgtataattttcttattttttatattgtaacaGACATttgaaaaattgtcattttgactTTCTGTTAAAAAGTCTGCATAATaacatacattgtacatgtataattgttcaGTTATTTATTAACGTTCTTGACATTAATATCAAAACGTTTGTCACGCAATATTCGAGTGTTGTGATCGCATTGTGTGGGGAATGTCACGGGTTAAAAAGGAGGATATGATATACCGCTTGCGTGAGGTCTCATTGTGTGGGGAATGTAACTGGGAAGTACGGTGAATATAAggcttaaggttcatgggggggataaaattcattaaaacttcgctttggtttttcttcattgaatgtggtacaatatggtcaaacatatacatcattttaaagctaaagacggatggaataacataaacacatttttgacattcaatatttgcgtgctttattcatattttggtttaaaaccaatacatttttacacttatttacaaaatctcaatctaaagttaggaaggatatgcactaccttaagttgaataaatacaaagctatatacttatacaaggtcaagttagcaacatttcacagaaaattattgtcattaaacaacaaatgagtttttattcaactgccttttttggataaatatcctaaacaaagttctaaaaataactaaaacgtaactactttttaaaaatccaggtatggtggataataagagtcacaaatctatttcaaaggcttaacaattttgttatttacctctcaaccaaattgcaaattttaaaccatctcaaatagaaatagattgcagacgacatataaaattgtaaagaaatataaaaaaattggcgaaacgattgattttatatttcgattccttctactcattttgaaagcgtggccatcgctgtgatccgtagaaaaacgtgcaaaacaaatcggtcgaaaccacgtgcagtggtgagaaaaccgggtatgtgtatacacatacctgagaaaacacatacttttttgacagttgggtggcaactagtaaaacaactattaaaattaatcagcaagagatcgcactaaataaaataaatgaccacgtagagatatcatcaccctatttcaaatattttccagctgaaaattgtccacCACAcgtcattttttgtttatttgtattgtttttctggagccgaagtgcatctcacagaatatccatccaacttccgttgttttcactttcgttattaaaaactccgtttaaaagaattatttctacttttagattgttacagcgatgtattattatatattatcaagagaatagtataccgtgatgaattaaacgaagttacgtatcgatctttctgtcagtctgtaagcgtactattttatgcgcaataatatatgtaatgtgattcgacaacgattgtaaacattggtgaactGCTTCtcacatagttattcttttgagtgtttatgaggtctgatcgtgcagtttgcaaacatcaacggtaAGATTATAATCCAATGCATTTgccatcgtcaaccgtttggaatgtcaattaggcgatgagtgagtttttagcatgtttctttatattttattaatttaaaaatggctgcccccatggtgatgaaatgacatgtgttcgagttttgatatttctagatatgtaaactttttttactatttaagcgtaacttgccctcgtcaatgtcgatattattcaatagttatataattttccgccgaaatacgtggaataaacatgattcagatttttgaaaataatgtatattttattgttaaaatcgctttgtattttgattgattttgtggatgttgtGATAcattgatgtacaaaattggtagcagtttgaaggaaaaacatcctttaaagcatatatgtataaattttcaatgtggcactcttcctttagtcaaatttgagttaaatgctaggggtcccacatttttcaaaatgaagcctctacatgaaccttaagtaaATAAGGATTGTGTGGAGAATGTAACTGGGAAGTATGGTGAATATAAGGCTCTTAGTGAGGTCGGATTGTGTAGCGAGTGCTACGGCAAAATACGGTGACTATGCTGGGGAAAGTTATTTGCCGCTTTAAGAGTGTCAAAAATACGGTGAATATGGTTGGGAATGTTATATGCCGTTTTAAGAACGTCGGATTCAGTGCGGAACTGTACGGAGAAATACACAAGGAAACACTTGGGACTGCTATTGGGAAATAAGGGCGATTTGCTGCGGATTGTGAATTGGAAAAATGGCGGGTCTCGCGCTTTAAGAATTTAAAGTCAGATTGTAAGGGGAAAAGTTTCGGAGAAATACGGTGGATATGCCGTTTTAGGAAGGCCGAATTAAGTCGGTAATATTACGAGGGTTACAATTGATATGCCGATTAAAGTGGTCATGTCTTCGAACATAATACACTCATAAAAATGCTTAAATGTTTTGCTGCAAATCGGTGAATCTGAAAATAAGGTAACAGTAACCAAGTATAGATGAAAGTCTTCATTTAATACCAAATGGCATTGCAAATTCAGTAAAGAAGTCCATTGCCTGGTGAGTTGAAGTGGCTGGCTTTCCTACTTCTTTTACAACAATTGAAATAGAATTATCATGTCTGAAAATGAGAAATATAAGCTGGACATTGTTTTCGAAATTTGTCATTTCCTTAAACGATTTATATGTAGTAAACTCTTAAATGGATTTCTATTACACCAAATATTTAAATCTTTATTCATGCACACAGAAGTTTAAAAGTAAATGAGTACATTTTTTAACAATCAGTTTCATGTTATATTTATGTGTTATAACCAGGTCAACATTCAATATTCATCTCATATTATTGAAACCTCCTAATATGTACATTCTGTTTACAGCCAGACAATAAGCACTTTAAAACTTGTATATAGTAAAGAAAAACGAAAActataaacaaacatgaaatttaaaatacAAGAACAATTTAGTTAAATGCATGGAAAGCCAGAGAATGGCTTATCGGTGATATTTTCCAATTAATTAGCTTAAAGGACCTTACGGCTTATGGAGACCATACATGTGAGTGATCTTCGCGTGATTCTGTCCCCTATTTCACAGACTGGGTCGTATGTCACGTGATGGCGTACCTGATTTCACAGACAGGACGATGTTTAGCCGCGCATGGGGCGTCATGCCAACCGTTAAACTTCTGGCTTCCGTTTGCTTCCAGTCTGCTGGCGATGACTGCGCAGTCTTCGTCGCCTACACTTCCGGGTTGCCCGGGGTACCTCAAATATATGCGATTAGATTGGTAGCTTTTACCACATTATGTCAATCATAACCGTAgtaaaagaaaacaagagatgtgtttgtcagaaacgcaatgccccttacagcgccgctttgaagccctatatttgacctttgaccttgaaggatgaccttgacctttcaccattcaaaatgtgcagctccatcagatacacattcctgccaaatattaagttgctatctgcaatattgcaaaagttaagggcaatgttaaagtgttcggacgaacggacagactgactgacggacagacagacagacgggcggacTGACGGACATTTCAAAACCTATATGCCACCCATCGGGGGCGTAAAAACACACTCGTTTTTCTAATCTTTATTGTATAATAGACACAAACAAGCTAATGTTGCTCACTCGCAAGTTTCTATCTTTACGAAAGTTAATTTCACTAATTGGTTAATGTGCAACACCACATCAAAGgctaaatttaacatgtttattttagtCTCTCTACTAATTATTAGATCTGATAAAGTAAATCGTTTAGCTGATGTATTATTGCAAGTTTACACACATTAAAGTTGTAAATAGtcttatatattatttgttaatacaaaaaCGTTTCTTGATGCTGTGAACGAAAGATCTTTGATGGATATTTATAGGCAGTTTAAAGCATCTCAAGCATATGGACCATATCTAAATATTCTACCTTAATCACTAAGAGCATATGTTAGTACATTAAGTTTATGTACACCCTTTGACAATTCAAACGGGTAAATACGCTAGAAATGTAGAGAAATGATCTGTAAGATACTACATGTTCTGTGATTTAAATGACATTGAgtatgaatataattttatttgtgtacGCCCTACGTAtaatgatataagaaaaaaatacacaaacaacaactattatatcaaaccatctgtttataaatatttgaatttgtttaaaacgGTGGATAAAATAGAACTTATTAATCTGTCACTGTTTGTCAAAAACGCGCTATCTATACGATCAAGACTGATAAatgatatatcattatatattcatCTCCTGTGTACTTATGATGTATGTAATATATTTCCAACTGCATgtgtaacaattttattttaaaaaccacaagtttgttgttttttgtatattactcattttttcttctatttttgtttgtataaaatcACGTGCCAATATATGtgcgattgtatatatataaatatatatatatatatatatatatatatatatatatatatatatatatatatatatatatatatatatatatatatatatatatatatatatatatatagacgatgTACTTTGTAAAGTCTCGAATAAAaagtctgcctgcctgcctgcctgcctgcctgtctgcctgtccgtctgtccgtctgtctgtctgtctgtctgtctgtctgtctgtctgtctgtctgtctgtctgcctgcctgcctgcctgcctgcctgcccgcccgcccgcccgcccgcccgcccgcgcGCCCGCCCGCTCGCGCGCCCGCTCGCCCGCccgaccgcccgcccgcccgcccgcccgcccgcccgcccgcccgcccgcccgcccgtcccgtccgtccgtccgtccgtccgtccgtccgtccgtccgtccgtccgtccgtccgtccgtccgtccgtccgtccgtccgtccgtccgtccgtccgtccgtccgtccgtccgtccgtccgtccgtccgtccgtccgtccgtccgtccgtccgtccgtccgtccgtccgtccgtccgtccgtccgtctgtctgtctgtctgtctgtctgtctgtctgtctgtctgtctgtctgtctgtctgtctgtctgtctgtctgtctgtctgtctgtctgtctgtctgtctgtctgtctgtctgtctgtctgtctgtctgtctgtctgtctgtctgtctgtctgtctgtctgtctgtctgtctgtctgtctgtctgtctgtctgtctgtctgtctgtctgtctgtctgtctgtctgtctgtctgtcttgatTGTCATATTTGATTATCCTTTAATATGCTATTGTGTATGATTCCCTGTAATGACCATATTTCTTTTGTCAATATGTActtggccaaaggcagaatgccggattgccaatCAACTATGAAACTATGAACATAAAAAATTGTATACACTTTAGCATATAATTATGCTGCAATACATAAATTAAGCAAAGTTAGTGCCAGATACTGCTATTACTGACCATCCAATATACTCCAAGGGCTGATCGTTAGTGTACCATGTCCAGACCCCCTCAACCATCTGGTCGTTGGCCCCAAGCCAAAACTCTTCACCGACATGCTGGCTCGCTAAGGAGAACATTCCGACCAGttgtataatattaataaaattaattcgTATTATCGCTAAGAAGAAAATTCCGACCAGTTGtatataaaactagaaatggcgcggcagaggccgacgcgtatccccacgccgcatgtttgacccagggggcgccccagggttgataatggggccatgcatagttgagattgaccgtattgtcacaagGATTTGTTCCGTATCAATTTGAAgcaaatcggtgtagaaatgaagaagtcatAGTAacaggcaattttgggtgggcgtggtctatgtgggcggggcgccccagggttggtaatggggccatgcatagttgagattgaccgttttgtcataagagatgttcagtattaatttgaagtaaatcggtgtagaaatgaagaagttaatgtaaaataacatattaaaatctctgacctggccccaccccaacccccataacttttgacccaggatcagatcaaaattccaaaaagtgcagggtcgcacatatgcgcatagctaccatgtgtgtaagtttcgaggatctagtgcttatagtgtaggaggagatagtggccaagacggacggacggacagacggacagacggcggagataaccacaatttGTTTAAACACAGCTACGACACCCTCAAATAACACAAACATAATAATGAACAGCAACATCACGGAAATAGCAACAGGAAACACATCGAAAACGACATAATCAACAACACCATAAACAACAGAAGTGACATTGACCACATCTTAATCGATAACATCATAAACAACAACGGTGCCATTAACAACGGCATAACAAACAACATCGTAAACAACAACAGTGTCATTGACAATATCGTAATCCATAACATTATAAACAACAATAGTGCCATTGACAACAGCATGATCAATAACACCATAAATCACATGAGTGACcttgacaacaacaaaaaaggcGCATAAAAACAGAATCAGTACAACAACACAAATTACAGCAAAAATTGTACTAAAATTAACATCGTAAATCACAAAACAGACAGCAACACAAACAACACAAGTAAGAACCAAAAGAAAAATATAGCTTACATTGTCTGTAGAGCCTCTCGAGGTGAGACCGGATGGAGGAGTCCTCTTCCTTGGTTTCTATGGTAACCAGACGTCCGTGGTGAAGCTCGCAGTGGTGCTACCAACAGAGGGCGTGAATATAGGACATAATCATGAACAGCGTTGAAGCAACAGCTGTAAATGTACTAGACCGTTGAATAATGTGTACGAGTACTTAAAATAATTACTGTTATGTGTTTGAgttattatatgtaaataataaaatcagcataaatataaatatgcttAAATTTATTGCGATACTGCATTATTTTGCTTTTCAGAATTTCTCCATTAAAAAGACCTTGCCCTGACATTTTACAGAACTGTTTACAACCACGCAACAAAATTTTGACGGTAATTATGACCATATAGCTTCCATACAAGTTCTGTTTAAAGTTTAACGATCGgcggtattgttttatttatatgtaattCCCACTTTTAAGAATTTCTAAatttactatatattatatttccCTGCCATTTTAAAAACGTTACAATAACTACGTTATATAATTTTTACGGTAATTATAACCATACAACTGCCTCCGTCCAGTCGACGCTGACGTTATCGCTGACGTAATAGCACGAGCCCCGGAACGTCGTCCAGC is from Dreissena polymorpha isolate Duluth1 chromosome 14, UMN_Dpol_1.0, whole genome shotgun sequence and encodes:
- the LOC127857800 gene encoding perlucin-like protein translates to MYQFNRVFVNLSMKEFYFILNCECPVQQCPDGWTTFRGSCYYVSDNVSVDWTEAVHHCELHHGRLVTIETKEEDSSIRSHLERLYRQSSQHVGEEFWLGANDQMVEGVWTWYTNDQPLEYIGWYPGQPGSVGDEDCAVIASRLEANGSQKFNGWHDAPCAAKHRPVCEIRHDNSISIVVKEVGKPATSTHQAMDFFTEFAMPFGIK